DNA from Daucus carota subsp. sativus chromosome 1, DH1 v3.0, whole genome shotgun sequence:
CGTGAAATTAAGTAACTTCTCAGTTTTTGGGTAAATAACGATAAGATTATGATATGCGTGGAAGTTGAAATGATTGGATGAATAATGTTATACACGCTTTAGATCATTTCCTCGTGAATAGGATGGCATTCAAAGAGTGTGAGCAGCAACTACAATCCATCAATCCATCTGGTCTGAATGTCACATTATCATTCACCAAGAAAAAAGAGGCAAAGTAATGAAAGAATACAAACAAACATGCCCCTCGTGAAGCATACAATAATGCAAATTGATCAGCAGCAGACATCCCTACTAGTCTACAAATCTCACTATCTATGTGGTCTCTACAAGTTCTAACTTTGTGTTCTTCATCAGGACTTGGAACTCCTGTACACacactatatttttttctttttaatttcagACAAGTTGCCATTTTTATGTTGTTCTTTGCCATTTATTCACGGGTACTCGAAACTATTCAATTATTATCATGTCACCTCAACAATCATGTGTCCACGGGTACACACCAGACAAACCCTGTATTTATTTAGTCAGAGTTTGCTGGTGAGCGAGAGATCAGAAAGAGATGCACACAATCAAAAACCTCCCTCTCATTGCAGTGCTTCTGCGATTCGTTTTggttttacaaatatttttccaGTACCAGATATATTGCGATGATCACCTGGCCAGAAAATCGCTAGAAATAGGACTGGGGCCAATTATAAGTATTGGTGGCAGTCCTCCAGAGCAAAATCCTGACCCTCCACCACAGAAAGGCTACTGCCCGACATCGCCTCCAGAGCCGATACATTCTTATGAGAGCAAGAGGATCAAGATTGTGTACCCAGTTATACAAGAATTCAAGAAAAAGGTCACTCATGACCCTTTTGGCATTACAAACACATGGGTTGGCCCTGACATTTGCAACAAATACAAGGGCTTTTTTTGTGACACTGCCCCTGATTTAAATCAAACCGCAATCGCAGGAATTGATTTCAACGGCTACAACTTGGCAGGTCCAGAGCTCACACTCTCCGGTTTTCTTGATCAATTACCTGATATTGCTATATTTCATGCAAATTCCAACAATTTTACTGGGGTAGTTCCTAAAAGTATAGCCAATCTCCGGTTCTTATATGAGCTGGATCTTAGTAACAATGTGTTTACAGGTGAGTTTCCTATCGAACTTCTTGGTGGAACAAATTTAAGTTTTTTAGACCTCCGGTTCAACAAATTCTCCGGGGTGCTTCCGCCTCAAGTCTTCCTGTTAGGGCTCGAAATACTTTTCATAAACAACAATAACTTCATGCAAAAGCTCCCTGATACTCTCGGCTCCGGAAAATTCTATTACCTTTCCTTGGCCAACAACAATTTAAGCGGCTCCATCCCTTCAAGCATTGGAGATCTAAAAGACACTCTAGTCGAAATTCTCTTATTAAACAACCAGCTCTCTGGCTGCTTGCCCTGTGAAATCGGCCTTTTACGCCATCTCACCCTCTTCGACGCGAGCCAGAATAATTTGACAGGCCCTATACCAGCCTCATTCAGCTGTTTGGGCCATCTAGAGTTACTCAACTTGGCTCAAAACCAACTTTCTGGGACAATACCAGATTCCCTGTGCTTGCTGCCCAAGCTGGCAAATTTGTCATTGTCAGATAATTATTTCACCAAAGTAGGGCCATTATGCAAGATTTTGATATGGAGAAAGGTGATTGATGTGAGAATGAATTGCATACCAGGCCTTCCGGGTCAGAGATCAGCAGCTGATTGTCATGCATTCTTCTCTAAACATAAATGTTGTTCAGATGCTGAGAAATGCAAGATTTGGATTCCTTGTGGTGCTCAGCCACACCAGAAGCTATCAGCTGCGGCAGTTCCTAGATCGTACCGTGCTCTAGCACCCCAGGTAAGACTTTAAAACAATTTAGAgcaaaagaaatattttgattGATTGGTGAAATAATAGTCTTGTTTGAGTATATGTTATACGATATAGTGTAAAAAATAATCTTGTTTCCTTTATACTGCTTTTTTTGTTTTGGCGAACACGTCagaaagtgttttttttttacagtttaGGCTTATATgacttacaaatgagtatctgttataatatttttcggaTAAGCGAGAGTCGAACTCGGATGTTCTGgaacaacagaggataaacctaccacttgtgttttttttattatccaCAAGTACAAAATACTTTATACAGAAAGTTTGAAACATGTCCGTGGTGATAAGAAATAACATTATTACAccttttttgtaatttaaatagaaaaaaagacATAATTGAAGAATATAAATACGAGGTCAATGCCTTTCTTAGGATTACATGCTAGTAGTTAACAGTTCAGTTAGACGTTAAACAAACCAAGTACAAAATGTTAACTACTCCAGACTACACGAAATAACTGTCAGCCACAACAGCTGTCTGAAGGATTGTATCGCGATGACTAACTTAATTCATCAGCCGCGTATTCATCTGTCTATCTCCAGACTCAGCAGTGGCATCATGGTCAAATACACTGGCATCAAACTTAAGTGTGTGACACCAAAGTCCCAAACTGTGCCAAAGTAAATATATCACCAAACTTTGTACAGTGCCAATCCGGCAGTCTGCTAAAACGCCAAAGACTCATGATTACTAGTTCAGAGCATCGTCAAATTGCTATCGCCAAAGTAAAGTGCCGAAGAAGTCATATACAGAATCATGTATTAATATTCACATGGTACTACAACAAACGATAGGCATTTATCTGCAAGATGTCATTTGCTGCGAGTTTCTAATGGAGGAGTTGGAGTTCAGTGGAGATATTAGGATCTATATTTGTTAAAACAAGGTATTTGCCAAGAAAAGTACCCCAAATAACCACAACAGTTTAGTAGGTCTGCATGTCACATCAGCAGAATTGGTGTTATTTGCCATCTTTATAATTCGGGCTCCAGGTGGAGGACGACAGTCTCCGACTGTTGAGTTTTCCTGTACATGGCAGTATAGAGATGTTGAACTAATTCTTCATATGTACTGCTTTAATTTTTAGAGCGATTCTTAATAGTTCTACTTCATTCTACTCTGATACTTTAAACAATCTTA
Protein-coding regions in this window:
- the LOC108223379 gene encoding uncharacterized protein At4g06744 yields the protein MHTIKNLPLIAVLLRFVLVLQIFFQYQIYCDDHLARKSLEIGLGPIISIGGSPPEQNPDPPPQKGYCPTSPPEPIHSYESKRIKIVYPVIQEFKKKVTHDPFGITNTWVGPDICNKYKGFFCDTAPDLNQTAIAGIDFNGYNLAGPELTLSGFLDQLPDIAIFHANSNNFTGVVPKSIANLRFLYELDLSNNVFTGEFPIELLGGTNLSFLDLRFNKFSGVLPPQVFLLGLEILFINNNNFMQKLPDTLGSGKFYYLSLANNNLSGSIPSSIGDLKDTLVEILLLNNQLSGCLPCEIGLLRHLTLFDASQNNLTGPIPASFSCLGHLELLNLAQNQLSGTIPDSLCLLPKLANLSLSDNYFTKVGPLCKILIWRKVIDVRMNCIPGLPGQRSAADCHAFFSKHKCCSDAEKCKIWIPCGAQPHQKLSAAAVPRSYRALAPQVRL